The following are encoded together in the Nyctibius grandis isolate bNycGra1 chromosome 5, bNycGra1.pri, whole genome shotgun sequence genome:
- the LOC137664235 gene encoding relA-associated inhibitor-like isoform X2: MEASGQGCGSAAAPTEPGTEPSSPVEPSEPGGTGGSDDGRLRPGAKRVTFPSDEDIVSGAVEPKEPWRHGPRCTAPPLATTRACAWPRCATATAGSLAVEKCDPYRGGYGDCYNYLSEVERGMGVLNSGVVYALWDYSAALGDELSFCEGEPVTILRRQPPEELDWWWGSLYGHEGYVPRNYFGLFPRVRPQRKKV, translated from the exons ATGGAGGCCTCGGGGCAGGGCTGCGGGTCGGCGGCCGCCCCCACCGAGCCCGGTACCGAGCCCTCGTCACCCGTTGAACCCTCCGAGCCCGGAGGCACCGGGGGAAGCGATGACGGGCGGTTGCGGCCCGGTGCAAAGCGGGTGACGTTCCCCTCCGACGAGGATATCGTCTCCGGGGCGGTGGAGCCCAAGGAGCCCTGGAGACACG GACCCCGCTGCACTGCGCCGCCTCTTGCAACGACACGGGCGTGTGCGTGGCCCCGGTGCGCCACGGCCACCGCCGGGAGCCTGGCTGTCGAGAAGTGTGACCCCTACCGGGGGGGCTACGGCGACTGCTACAACTACCTGAGCG AGGTGGAGCGGGGCATGGGGGTGCTGAACAGCGGGGTCGTGTACGCGCTGTGGGATTACAGCGCGGCTCTGGGGGACGAGCTGTCCTTCTGCGAGGGCGAGCCCGTCACCATCCTGCGGCGGCAGCCCCCCGAGGAGCTCGACTGGTGGTGGGGGTCCCTGTACGGCCACGAGGGCTACGTACCCCGCAACTACTTTGGG ctcttccccaggGTGCGACCGCAGCGGAAGAAGGTCTGA
- the LOC137664235 gene encoding relA-associated inhibitor-like isoform X1, producing the protein MEASGQGCGSAAAPTEPGTEPSSPVEPSEPGGTGGSDDGRLRPGAKRVTFPSDEDIVSGAVEPKEPWRHGPRCTAPPLATTRACAWPRCATATAGSLAVEKCDPYRGGYGDCYNYLSEVERGMGVLNSGVVYALWDYSAALGDELSFCEGEPVTILRRQPPEELDWWWGSLYGHEGYVPRNYFGVSVGVPQHPRSQGGGVPQHPWPPHSPSHGPGCGSHGPPGPSMACGPVGLGGSPSP; encoded by the exons ATGGAGGCCTCGGGGCAGGGCTGCGGGTCGGCGGCCGCCCCCACCGAGCCCGGTACCGAGCCCTCGTCACCCGTTGAACCCTCCGAGCCCGGAGGCACCGGGGGAAGCGATGACGGGCGGTTGCGGCCCGGTGCAAAGCGGGTGACGTTCCCCTCCGACGAGGATATCGTCTCCGGGGCGGTGGAGCCCAAGGAGCCCTGGAGACACG GACCCCGCTGCACTGCGCCGCCTCTTGCAACGACACGGGCGTGTGCGTGGCCCCGGTGCGCCACGGCCACCGCCGGGAGCCTGGCTGTCGAGAAGTGTGACCCCTACCGGGGGGGCTACGGCGACTGCTACAACTACCTGAGCG AGGTGGAGCGGGGCATGGGGGTGCTGAACAGCGGGGTCGTGTACGCGCTGTGGGATTACAGCGCGGCTCTGGGGGACGAGCTGTCCTTCTGCGAGGGCGAGCCCGTCACCATCCTGCGGCGGCAGCCCCCCGAGGAGCTCGACTGGTGGTGGGGGTCCCTGTACGGCCACGAGGGCTACGTACCCCGCAACTACTTTGGGGTGAGTGTGGGGGTCCCACAGCACCCACGGTCCCAGGGTGGGGGTGTCCCACAGCACCCAtggccaccccacagcccctctcATGGCCCCGGGTGTGGATCTCATGGCCCCCCTGGCCCCTCCATGGCTTGTGGTCCTGTGGGACTGGGGGGGTCACCCTCCCCGTGA
- the LOC137664082 gene encoding maestro heat-like repeat-containing protein family member 7 translates to MAERQGRSEELERSPQGQPSPLSSRMERSPPSRSSVAWEEDRAPQESSSPSQLHEVTAVQPLQIDASWLPVYKEEQDAVDFIVAFISCPRKSSGFLEEGQKKKFLESICRMCRTAKCRGLSEGMDVFFDRYELADNIKVLLEDEPRDKLCTALREEAMDAIFALSSVEKALEGKMKSLLEACFSSVFLLAPEEQMQYVDRNFYSKAVTAMVIILHKVLPNSPVWKVKEEVQNIIQLLINGTESEREDVQKVALHSIRTLRLLMDRNPTLEARRLFGLDEDAPICYEDIQIPDLGQLLGRRLLFAASKKRRSCPPCDVLMFLESFIIGQKRTSMPKDEAEQLHWEPETLSLLGLPTTTDMRFANYLKPSERTDIVLVTIEALRDSSAFEKDAVRAMLDVLMRDPAFWLRDVPKIMGCIHRTLEGITMAPAQQSMGSLLLLLTNHNPMQVVTSLLKMAPPRDSTALAMWEVIFSTPQTFENVLKELLRQLQSCSLITSATEDTCSTPLAPTASRELQAEDFGGESHDERDQRHPSLVTVSHSLKVLIMLSERPDMAREMLVHLPLITEVLHGSDGNIKMKVLVVIQNIKRHLERKEASAIAVQLVEELLPLFDNESSQLRELSMGLFRDMVESVEGSDKEKIQEKVQRGLLPLFFHMSDQIRSVAKVSREALLAAAELLQWKLLKELVQREQPWRIGECLLAQGRSRAEEHLDQSLPYLEDAQATLREAAIRFIGLAARHVRLQNQQKLSEIISALEPFRKDSDIVVRFWAACVIDTLSSQRVQPRLCCIL, encoded by the exons ATGGCGGAGAGACAGGGCAGGAgcgaggagctggagaggagcccCCAAGGGCAGCCCTCTCCTCTGTCCAGCAGGATGGAAAGGAGCCCCCCCAGCCGCTCCAGCGTGGCTTGGGAGGAGGACAGGGctccccaggagagcagctctccaTCGCAGCTGCACGAGGTGACCGCGGTGCAGCCACTGCAGATTG ATGCCAGCTGGCTGCCTGTGTACAAAGAGGAGCAGGACGCCGTGGACTTCATCGTGGCCTTTATCAGCTGCCCACGAAAG TCCTCAGGCTTCCTGGAGGAGggccagaagaaaaagtttcttGAGAGCATCTGCAGAATGTGCAGAACTGCAAAGTGCCGTGGCTTGTCAGAGGGCATGGATGTCTTCTTTGACAGATACGAGCTGGCAGACAATATCAAG GTGCTCCTGGAAGATGAGCCCAGGGACAAACTTTGCACGGCATTGCGAGAGGAAGCCATGGATGCCATTTTCGCCTTGAG ctcGGTGGAGAAGGCACTGGAGGGCAAAATGAAAAGCCTCCTAGAAGCCTGCTTCTCGAGTGTCTTCTTGCTTGCTCCAGAAGAGCAAATGCAGTACGTGGACAGAAACTTCTACAGCAAG GCCGTGACTGCCATGGTCATCATTCTCCATAAGGTGTTGCCCAACTCACCTGTCTGGAAAGTCAAAGAGGAGGTGCAGAACATCATCCAG ctaCTGATCAACGGCACCGAGTCTGAGAGGGAGGATGTGCAGAAGGTAGCCCTGCACAGCATTAGGACTCTGCGCTTGTTGATGGACAGGAATCCCACACTGGAG GCCAGGCGCCTCTTTGGACTAGACGAGGACGCTCCCATCTGCTATGAAGACATTCAGATCCCAgacctggggcagctgctgggacgTCGTCTCCTTTTTGCAGCTTCcaagaaaaggagaagctgtCCACCTTGCGATGTTCTAATGTTCCTTGAAAGCTTCATCATTGGGCaaaaaa GGACGTCAATGCCAAAGGATGAAGCAGAACAGCTGCACTGGGAACCTGAGACCCTCTCCTTGCTGGGTTTGCCCACCACCACAGACATG AGGTTTGCAAATTACCTCAAACCCTCTGAGAGGACGGACATCGTCCTTGTGACCATCGAGGCGCTGAGAGACTCCAGCGCCTTTGAGAAGGATGCAGTAAGAGCGATGCTGGATGTGCTCATGAGAGACCCGGCCTTCTGGCTGAGGGAT GTGCCAAAGATCATGGGCTGCATCCACAGAACCCTGGAAGGCATCACCATggcaccagcccagcagagcaTGGGGTCGCTGCTTCTCCTACTGACCAACCATAACCCCATGCAAGTGGTCACGAGCCTGTTGAAGATGGCCCCACCACGAGACAG cactgccctggccaTGTGGGAGGTGATATTCTCCACACCCCAGACGTTTGAGAACGTTTTGAAGGAGCTCCTCAGGCAACTCCAGTCGTGCAGCCTGATCACCTCGGCCACGGAGGACACCTGCAGCACTCCCTTGGCT CCGACGGCCTCCAGGGAGCTTCAGGCAGAGGATTTTGGTGGTGAGTCCCACGACGAGAGAGATCAGAGGCATCCAAGCCTGGTGACAGTCTCCCATTCCCTCAAAGTCCTCATCATGCTGTCAGAGAGACCTGACATG GCTAGAGAAATGCTGGTGCACCTGCCACTCATCACGGAGGTGCTCCATGGCAGTGACGGCAATATCAAGATGAAGGTCCTGGTGGTCATCCAAAACATCAAGAGACacctggagaggaaggaggcCAGCGCCATCGctgtgcagctggtggaggagcTCCTGCCCCTCTTTGACAAC GAGTCCAGCCAGCTGCGAGAGCTCTCCATGGGCCTCTTCAGAGACATGGTGGAGTCAGTGGAGGGGAGTGACAAGGAGAAGATACAGGAGAAAGTGCAAAGGGGCCTGCTCCCGCTCTTCTTTCACATGAGCGACCAGATCCGCAGCGTGGCCAAG gtcTCCAGGGaagccctccttgctgcagcagagctcctcCAGTGGAAACTACTCAAGGAACTGGTGCAGAGAGAGCAGCCATGGAGGATTGGAGAGTGCTTG ctggcgcagggcaggagcagggctgaagaACACCTGGATCAGAGCCTGCCGTACCTGGAGGACGCTCAGGCCACCTTGCGAGAGGCAGCCATCAGGTTCATCG GGCTTGCCGCGCGACACGTGAGGctccaaaaccagcagaagCTGTCTGAGATCATCAGCG CCCTTGAGCCCTTCAGAAAAGACAGCGACATCGTAGTCCGTTTCTGGGCCGCTTGTGTCATCGACACCCTGAGCTCTCAACGGGTGCAGCCAAGACTATGCTGCATCCTGTGA